The genomic DNA TTGTTTATAAAGATAACAAAATGAGGCATATGATGGGAAATGCAACACCATTGTACGATGAAAATCGCAACCCTAATGGATCCGTTTCTGTTTTCATAGATATAACCCACCATAAAATTGCTGAAATGAAAATGGAAGCACTTGTCAAGGATTTAGAACGATCAAACAGAGAATTAGAGCAGTTTGCATATATCACATCCCATGATTTAAAGGAACCACTGCGAATGATTTCATCATTCACTCAACTACTTGAAAAACGATACAAAGGTAAGATTGACCAAGATGCTGATGAATTTATTGGATTTATAGTTGATGGTGCCCAACGTATGCAACGTTTGTTAGATGATCTTTTAGAATATGCCAGACTCACAACTGCAGATACAAAATATGAAAAGATACAAATGGTTGATGTTGTTGATGAGAGTATTAATAATTTAAAAATTGCAATTGATGAAAGTGATGCAGAAATAAAATCTGATCAGCTACCAATGATATTTATCAATCGAACAGAGATGGTACAATTATTTCAAAATCTAATTGGCAACTCAATAAAATTCCAAAGTAAAAAAACGCCAAAAATTCATATTTCAGTAGAGGATAAAGGAAATAAATATGTTTTTTCTGTTAAAGACAATGGTATAGGTATTGATCCAGAATATCAAAAGAAAATATTTAAGATGTTCCATCGATTGCATACAATCGATGAATACGATGGAACAGGTATTGGATTGTCAATTACAAAAAAAATAGTTGAAAATCATAAAGGATTCATATGGGTAAAATCAGAAGTGGGTAAAGGATCAACATTTTTCTTTAGCATCCCAAAAAACGATTGATAAAAGATTTATCTAAACCCTATTTCTAACTCCAATTCAAATCATAGAAAGTTAACAGGTGAAACTGGTTAAAATAAAATTCATTCTTTTTGTAATCTTTCTCTGAGTTTTATAATACCATATATAATTGCCCCTATTATCCCTGCAATAATAAACCCTAAAAGAATTCCAATAAACAAAGCACCTATACCCGTAAAAAGTGTGTTAATTATGCCCATAATTAATTTATTTAAGCTTTCAAACTTATTTATTTTTTTATGTTATAAATTCCATTTTTCTAAAATTATTTAGGATATAAATTAAATTTAAATTATCAATTAATCATATATTAAACTGTAAAACAAATTTTTATCCAAATTTTTGGTGTGGATTAAATATTAAAATATAATTTACTACGCATCAAGCATGAGTAGTCACTTTTAGCCAGAGAGAGGGTTTTATTAAGAAATTGTATATTTTAATTTTATTTTTAGTTGTTTTATTGGCTGCATATGGTATAAGCAATTTATTAACACAAAAAAATGTTGAACAATCCGCTAATGTTTCCAAATCAAATGTAACACTATTTTTCACAGGGGATGTTATGCTTGGTAGAGGTGTGGACGGTATTCTATCAAATGGTGTAAACATATTTCAAAATGTAAAATCTTTATTCCAAAATTCAGATGGGGCAATAATTAATTTAGAAGGACCCTTTACATCTTCTTCAACTAATTTTAAACAATCAATTCCTTTAAAAGCAAATCCCAGTTATGCACATGTGCTTAAAGATAACAATGTAGTTGTTGCATGTCTTGCAAACAATCATATCATGGATTATGGTAGTAAAGGATTGTCAGATACAATTTCATCACTCAAAAGTTCTGGTGTAAACTATACTGGAGCGGGAGAAAACTTAGAACAAGCAACACAGCCTGTTTATCTGAATGTTAAAGGACGTAAAATTGCAGTTTTAAATTTCATGGACAATACAACATTCCCTGAATTCAGTGCATCTGAAATGTCTGCTGCAACCACCAACAGTTCTGGATATGCTCTTGCTGATTGGAACATAATCAAAAATCGTATAGATGAAGCCAAAAATAATTCTGATGCAACAGTTGTTGTATTTCATTATGGAAATGAGTACAGTACATCACCCAATACAGATCAGATAGAATTATCGCATAAATGTATAGATGAAGGGGCCGATATGGTTATTGGAAGTCATCCACACGTTATCCAGAAAGTTGAAAGTTATAATGGTAAACCAATCTTTTACAGTCTTGGAAACTTTGTATTTGACCAGTCAAATCCTGAAACACATCCTTCATTAATGGTTGAAATGCAATTGATTGGTAACGAAGCCAAGGTTATTGTACATCCCATG from Methanobacterium spitsbergense includes the following:
- a CDS encoding CapA family protein, with protein sequence MYILILFLVVLLAAYGISNLLTQKNVEQSANVSKSNVTLFFTGDVMLGRGVDGILSNGVNIFQNVKSLFQNSDGAIINLEGPFTSSSTNFKQSIPLKANPSYAHVLKDNNVVVACLANNHIMDYGSKGLSDTISSLKSSGVNYTGAGENLEQATQPVYLNVKGRKIAVLNFMDNTTFPEFSASEMSAATTNSSGYALADWNIIKNRIDEAKNNSDATVVVFHYGNEYSTSPNTDQIELSHKCIDEGADMVIGSHPHVIQKVESYNGKPIFYSLGNFVFDQSNPETHPSLMVEMQLIGNEAKVIVHPMLLVGSMPRPMDNSSGVQLLNRLKSQSSLNMTIEGGNGVLTFPL